One Cohnella candidum genomic region harbors:
- a CDS encoding DinB family protein, with protein sequence MNAAELAILNLKETRRRSILLWRSLPDEWLTWRPDRHALSFGEMIRHVWGASYGYHMILKNNGSLPSKTQPPYADEPVVSVEQEIALSEPYFRDFITYVETLSEEELRTRVIDRSDVGYRRQLGDMLLRISYHDAVHAGQFLQYMRMAGLDRPQIWD encoded by the coding sequence TTGAACGCTGCGGAACTCGCTATTTTGAATTTGAAGGAAACGCGCCGTCGGTCGATTCTGTTATGGAGGTCCCTGCCGGACGAATGGTTGACGTGGCGCCCGGATCGGCACGCATTATCTTTCGGTGAAATGATCCGCCACGTATGGGGCGCCAGTTACGGATACCATATGATCTTGAAAAACAACGGTTCTTTGCCATCGAAAACGCAACCGCCGTACGCGGATGAGCCCGTTGTATCCGTTGAGCAAGAAATCGCGTTGTCCGAACCCTACTTTCGCGACTTCATCACTTATGTGGAGACTCTGTCGGAGGAAGAGCTGCGAACCCGGGTCATTGATCGAAGCGACGTGGGCTACCGCCGTCAACTCGGGGATATGCTGCTTCGAATCTCCTACCATGATGCCGTGCACGCGGGACAGTTTTTGCAGTATATGCGAATGGCCGGTCTCGACAGGCCCCAGATTTGGGATTAA
- a CDS encoding response regulator — MVRIMVVDDHAVVRSGLMNLLHGKHGLEVVGEAADGDEALAKAEELKPDVVLMDLSMPHGKDGLTATGELKKQLPDTSVLILTMHDDEEYLFRAIHAGASGYILKSAPHEELLTAIQYVAAGNAYLYPSATKRLMSDYLDKIKNGDNAGTFESLSEREKEILAKVAQGYSNKEIAEQLIISVKTVESHKSNLMDKLDLKTRPDLVKYAMKKGLLNFD, encoded by the coding sequence ATGGTTCGCATTATGGTCGTGGACGACCACGCGGTCGTCCGCTCCGGTCTCATGAATCTCCTGCATGGCAAACACGGTTTGGAAGTGGTGGGAGAAGCCGCGGATGGCGACGAAGCGCTGGCGAAAGCCGAAGAGCTGAAGCCGGATGTCGTCCTCATGGATCTCAGCATGCCTCACGGCAAAGACGGGTTGACCGCGACGGGCGAGCTCAAGAAGCAGCTCCCGGACACTTCGGTGTTGATTCTGACGATGCACGACGACGAAGAGTATTTGTTCCGCGCGATCCATGCGGGGGCATCCGGCTACATCCTGAAAAGCGCTCCCCACGAGGAGCTGCTGACGGCGATTCAGTACGTCGCTGCGGGAAACGCGTACTTGTACCCTTCGGCCACCAAGAGGCTGATGAGCGATTACCTCGACAAGATCAAGAACGGCGATAACGCCGGGACGTTCGAATCTCTGTCCGAGCGCGAGAAAGAGATTTTGGCGAAAGTCGCCCAAGGGTATTCCAATAAGGAAATCGCGGAACAGCTCATCATCAGCGTCAAGACGGTCGAATCGCACAAGAGCAACCTGATGGACAAGTTGGATTTGAAAACCCGTCCCGACCTGGTGAAATACGCGATGAAGAAAGGACTGCTGAACTTTGACTGA
- a CDS encoding CBS domain-containing protein, with product MDIKSFLYPKNEVSYLTTSSTMKDALDKLEACHYSAIPILDEKGMYYGTLSEGDLLWKLKSTPGLAFDNMHEIPVVAIKKRLKVECVALGADLDDMLALAADQNFVPVVDDDRVFLGIVRRKDIIEYYTRNITD from the coding sequence TTGGATATCAAATCGTTTCTGTATCCCAAGAACGAGGTTTCTTACCTCACGACTTCCTCCACCATGAAAGACGCCTTGGACAAATTAGAGGCTTGCCACTATTCGGCTATTCCCATCCTGGACGAAAAAGGAATGTATTACGGAACGCTTTCCGAGGGAGATTTGTTGTGGAAATTGAAATCGACGCCGGGCCTGGCATTCGATAACATGCACGAAATTCCCGTCGTCGCGATTAAAAAGCGATTGAAGGTCGAGTGCGTTGCGCTTGGCGCGGATTTGGACGATATGCTGGCGCTGGCCGCCGATCAGAACTTCGTGCCTGTCGTGGACGACGATCGCGTCTTCCTCGGCATCGTTCGCCGCAAAGACATCATCGAATACTATACCCGGAATATTACCGACTAA
- a CDS encoding S-layer homology domain-containing protein → MNRLKRKQAWIKALASILAVLALATPFRSEVSAAAQLPFDDISDSYAKDAIVRLYQANLIDGTGAGRFEPRKAVTRAELATMLDRLFGLESVAAAVPAFTDVPEKAWSYGWVSTAVQMGIVTGISASTFGPDRQVSRQDAAAMLARAAKQALSASSEATGYKDADQIASYALAAVAQMKELGIMKGDGTTFRPAAPVTRQEAAVMMDNVLQREAWTSQIRAATEMKIQIGWQYGQTTAQFEKQVLSSNVNTLSPRWFFLESSGMTLSGYDASLLTWAHQHGKPVWAMVGNHSDREMTHGMLSDSAKRTAAVAYLANEVKNNGLDGLNVDFENVDPQDRSGFTQFIADLASGLDSVHAVLSVNLSPDTYSDWTDAYDYAALGKSADYIVMMGYDQHWNGGSAGSVSSLPWLESGLNTLITRVPASKVILALPLYTRDWTVGSAGTTAQDWSLVYQNETLKAHSPLMVWNADLGQYTASYSDQGNTHELWVEDGRSLAAKASLGERLGLAGYAYWYMGGESTDVWGSLRNAMKFSSYRFK, encoded by the coding sequence GTGAATCGGCTGAAACGAAAGCAAGCATGGATAAAGGCGCTGGCCTCGATCCTCGCGGTTTTGGCGCTCGCGACGCCGTTTCGATCCGAGGTTTCGGCGGCGGCGCAGCTGCCGTTTGATGATATTTCCGACAGTTACGCGAAAGACGCCATCGTGCGTTTATATCAAGCGAATTTAATAGACGGAACGGGCGCCGGCCGTTTCGAGCCCCGGAAGGCGGTCACGCGAGCCGAACTGGCGACGATGCTGGACCGCCTGTTCGGTCTGGAGTCGGTCGCTGCGGCCGTTCCGGCGTTTACGGACGTACCGGAGAAAGCCTGGTCGTACGGCTGGGTCAGCACGGCCGTCCAAATGGGCATTGTGACCGGAATCTCTGCCTCCACCTTCGGGCCGGATCGCCAGGTGTCCCGGCAGGATGCGGCGGCGATGCTGGCTCGTGCGGCGAAACAAGCGCTCTCCGCGTCCTCCGAAGCAACCGGCTATAAGGACGCAGACCAAATCGCTTCCTACGCTCTTGCGGCGGTCGCGCAGATGAAGGAGCTCGGCATCATGAAAGGCGACGGAACGACGTTCCGCCCGGCGGCGCCGGTGACCCGACAGGAAGCCGCCGTCATGATGGACAACGTGCTGCAGCGGGAAGCATGGACATCCCAAATCCGCGCCGCAACGGAAATGAAAATCCAAATCGGCTGGCAGTACGGCCAAACGACGGCGCAATTCGAGAAGCAGGTGCTTTCCTCCAACGTGAACACCTTGTCTCCGCGATGGTTCTTCCTGGAGAGTTCGGGGATGACGCTCAGCGGCTACGACGCCTCCCTGCTTACCTGGGCCCATCAGCACGGCAAGCCTGTGTGGGCAATGGTCGGCAACCACTCGGACCGGGAGATGACGCACGGCATGCTGTCGGATTCCGCGAAGCGTACCGCAGCGGTCGCCTATTTAGCTAATGAGGTTAAGAATAATGGCCTCGACGGGCTCAACGTCGATTTCGAGAACGTCGATCCCCAGGACCGAAGCGGGTTTACGCAGTTCATTGCAGATCTGGCTTCGGGGCTCGATTCCGTTCATGCCGTGTTGTCGGTCAATCTGTCGCCCGACACGTACAGCGATTGGACGGACGCATATGACTATGCTGCTTTGGGCAAAAGCGCGGACTATATCGTGATGATGGGATACGATCAGCACTGGAACGGCGGCTCCGCCGGCTCGGTCTCTTCCCTTCCTTGGCTGGAATCCGGCTTGAACACGCTGATCACTCGCGTCCCGGCGTCCAAAGTCATTCTGGCGCTGCCGCTCTATACCCGGGATTGGACGGTCGGCAGCGCCGGTACGACAGCGCAAGATTGGAGTCTCGTGTATCAGAACGAAACGCTGAAAGCCCACAGCCCTTTAATGGTATGGAACGCGGATCTCGGACAATATACCGCTTCCTACTCCGATCAAGGAAATACGCATGAACTCTGGGTAGAGGACGGACGTTCGCTGGCCGCTAAAGCCAGCCTGGGCGAGCGGCTCGGTCTTGCGGGCTATGCCTACTGGTATATGGGCGGAGAGAGCACGGATGTCTGGGGCAGTTTGCGCAACGCGATGAAATTCTCGTCCTATCGGTTCAAATGA
- a CDS encoding metal-dependent hydrolase produces the protein MKGSTHLAIGSLVGAAAAVYFPFRLEHAAIYVSVASFSALAADLDGTSLLNGKLSQLSRWIHHFGLWAGVLLAIGNAYLYFSEDRFYPAFAAIAGTVLLLGLATSQGTIRNALTSLIGLGVVYYGIRIDQRWLLELGVFVAWAPWLKHRGMTHTVWALLLWGYIGWGLETQLGIQGIMLTSAAGYASHLIADSLTPQGVKWLFPIIKRSIKFIP, from the coding sequence ATGAAAGGATCGACTCATCTGGCCATCGGATCTTTGGTAGGCGCTGCAGCCGCCGTCTATTTTCCGTTCCGGCTCGAACATGCGGCCATTTACGTATCCGTCGCGTCGTTTTCCGCTCTCGCCGCGGATTTGGACGGGACCAGCCTGTTAAACGGGAAGCTCAGCCAACTCTCCAGATGGATTCACCACTTCGGTCTCTGGGCAGGCGTCCTGCTCGCCATCGGGAATGCGTATTTGTATTTCTCAGAAGATCGGTTTTACCCGGCATTCGCCGCCATCGCAGGCACGGTGCTCTTGCTCGGCCTCGCCACCTCGCAAGGCACGATTCGGAATGCGCTGACCAGCCTCATCGGACTGGGAGTCGTCTATTACGGCATACGGATCGATCAACGATGGCTGCTTGAACTCGGCGTGTTCGTCGCGTGGGCTCCTTGGCTCAAACATCGGGGGATGACGCATACGGTATGGGCGCTTCTCCTGTGGGGATATATCGGTTGGGGGCTGGAGACGCAGCTTGGGATTCAGGGCATCATGCTGACATCCGCTGCCGGGTACGCCTCTCACCTGATCGCCGATTCCTTGACCCCGCAAGGCGTGAAATGGCTGTTTCCGATCATCAAGAGATCCATCAAATTCATTCCGTAG
- a CDS encoding DinB family protein, which translates to MLKLFEYNWQVRQDWFDWCETVSEEELMKKRTGGIGYILPTLYHIVAVEYGWICGGIQGITIEIPSFEAVAGLQQIRAWSARCHAELAPFVYGWNDGLEDRIMIDITDEGEREAHTYGEVMRHVIAHEIHHIGQLSVWSREIGKKPVSANLIGRGLFD; encoded by the coding sequence ATGTTGAAACTATTCGAATATAACTGGCAAGTTCGCCAAGATTGGTTCGATTGGTGCGAGACGGTGAGTGAAGAAGAGTTGATGAAAAAACGCACCGGCGGCATCGGCTATATCCTTCCCACTCTGTATCACATAGTGGCGGTCGAGTATGGCTGGATCTGCGGGGGCATTCAAGGTATAACGATTGAAATCCCTTCGTTCGAGGCGGTGGCCGGCTTGCAGCAAATCAGAGCTTGGTCAGCCCGCTGCCACGCGGAACTTGCTCCATTCGTCTACGGCTGGAATGACGGCTTGGAAGACCGCATCATGATCGATATCACGGATGAAGGGGAACGGGAAGCTCACACATACGGCGAAGTGATGCGGCACGTCATTGCCCATGAAATCCACCACATCGGTCAATTATCGGTTTGGTCGCGAGAAATCGGGAAGAAGCCGGTGAGTGCGAATTTGATCGGCAGAGGGTTATTCGATTGA
- the modA gene encoding molybdate ABC transporter substrate-binding protein → MRGMVKSRTVLLFVFVFSMVLAGCSKPSKSADSAADQKVEVTVSAAASLTDALGEIQKNYESAHGNVKLNFNFGASGALQQQIEQGAPADLFLSAASKNMKALIDKKLIDADNQIPLLTNELVVVTPAEGSIPIGSLTDLTNSGVKKVAIGIPDSVPAGNYAKQALTAAKLWDALQGKMVQGKDVRQVLQYVETGNADAGFVYKTDALTSSKVKTAVTVDPATYPAIEYPIGIVKATKHGKEAKVFYDYLQSKEALDVFVKYGFSIPAK, encoded by the coding sequence GTGCGAGGAATGGTGAAGAGTCGTACGGTTTTGTTATTCGTGTTCGTCTTCTCGATGGTATTGGCAGGCTGCAGCAAACCGTCGAAGTCGGCAGATTCTGCCGCAGATCAAAAGGTCGAGGTAACCGTCTCGGCTGCCGCCAGCCTCACCGATGCGTTGGGTGAAATCCAAAAAAACTACGAATCCGCGCATGGCAACGTCAAATTGAACTTTAACTTCGGAGCTTCCGGCGCTCTGCAGCAACAGATCGAGCAAGGCGCGCCGGCCGATTTGTTTTTGTCCGCCGCTTCGAAGAATATGAAGGCGCTTATAGATAAGAAGTTGATCGATGCCGACAACCAAATCCCGTTGTTGACGAACGAATTGGTCGTGGTGACTCCGGCGGAAGGCAGCATTCCCATCGGGAGTTTAACGGATCTCACGAACAGCGGCGTGAAGAAGGTCGCGATCGGCATTCCCGACAGCGTTCCTGCCGGCAATTACGCCAAGCAGGCGTTGACGGCCGCCAAGCTGTGGGATGCGCTGCAGGGCAAAATGGTTCAAGGGAAGGACGTCAGACAAGTCCTTCAATACGTGGAAACCGGCAATGCCGATGCCGGTTTCGTTTACAAGACCGATGCGTTAACATCCTCGAAGGTAAAAACCGCGGTAACGGTGGATCCCGCAACCTACCCGGCCATCGAGTATCCGATCGGGATCGTGAAAGCGACGAAACACGGCAAAGAAGCGAAAGTTTTTTACGATTACCTTCAATCGAAGGAAGCGCTGGATGTTTTCGTGAAGTACGGATTTTCCATTCCCGCAAAATGA
- a CDS encoding PAS domain-containing sensor histidine kinase codes for MKRYPSENIASNVNLLLEHLDGHIADEEFRDVVKRSLKQLADVKFALDEASIVAVTDRKGTIQYVNEKFCEISGFSKEELLGQDHRMINSGYHDKAFFQELWQTISSGRVWRGEIKNRSKHGRLYWVDTTIVPFVDEAGRAYQYLAIRHEVTRLKEAEEELQSMMSQLMQVQEEERRRFSRDLHDGIGQSLFSLKITVDRLISEGGGEGLEALGREVSQLMTEVRGLAWELRPSVLDDLGVVPALRTYIENFGEHYGISVRFEYNLRKRLNLLAETTIYRIVQEAMTNIGKYAGVSEAWVTIRDLGDKVETVIEDRGAGFDPKESRKGVGLFSMEERARAVSGELQIRSEPDRGTVVRLTVPADSV; via the coding sequence TTGAAGCGTTATCCGTCCGAAAACATCGCTTCCAACGTCAATCTGCTGCTGGAGCATCTGGACGGCCATATCGCCGATGAGGAATTCAGGGACGTCGTGAAGCGTTCGCTTAAGCAGCTGGCCGACGTCAAATTCGCGCTGGATGAGGCTTCGATCGTCGCTGTCACGGACCGTAAAGGTACCATCCAGTATGTGAACGAGAAGTTTTGCGAGATTTCCGGTTTTTCCAAAGAAGAATTGCTCGGGCAAGACCATCGCATGATCAATTCCGGCTATCATGATAAAGCCTTTTTCCAAGAGCTGTGGCAGACGATTTCTTCGGGCCGGGTGTGGCGGGGGGAAATCAAAAACCGGTCTAAGCACGGCAGGCTGTATTGGGTCGATACGACGATCGTTCCTTTCGTGGACGAAGCCGGCAGAGCTTACCAGTACTTGGCGATCCGGCACGAAGTGACGCGGCTGAAGGAAGCGGAGGAAGAGCTGCAGTCGATGATGTCCCAGCTGATGCAGGTTCAGGAAGAGGAACGCCGGCGGTTTTCGCGCGACCTTCATGACGGCATCGGCCAAAGCCTGTTTTCGCTGAAAATCACGGTGGACCGTTTGATTTCCGAAGGAGGCGGAGAGGGTCTCGAGGCGCTGGGCCGCGAGGTGTCCCAATTGATGACCGAAGTGCGGGGCCTGGCCTGGGAACTCCGTCCGTCCGTGTTGGACGACCTCGGCGTCGTGCCCGCTCTGCGGACGTACATTGAAAATTTCGGCGAGCATTACGGCATATCTGTCCGTTTCGAATACAATCTGAGAAAAAGGCTGAACCTGCTCGCGGAAACGACCATTTACCGGATCGTGCAAGAAGCGATGACGAATATCGGCAAATACGCCGGCGTCTCGGAGGCTTGGGTGACGATCCGCGACTTGGGAGACAAGGTCGAGACCGTGATCGAAGACCGCGGTGCGGGATTCGACCCGAAGGAATCCCGCAAAGGCGTCGGCCTCTTCAGCATGGAGGAGCGCGCGCGGGCAGTATCCGGCGAACTGCAGATTCGTTCGGAGCCTGACCGCGGCACCGTCGTCCGACTGACCGTTCCGGCGGATAGCGTCTGA
- a CDS encoding ArsR/SmtB family transcription factor, whose amino-acid sequence MNAYPDFSYVAKLIAEPARAAILNGLMDGSSLPAGELAYRASVSAPTISSHLAKLVEGGLITVHQQGRHRYFKIADASVAEILEKLGTLAPPVQVRSLRQSEELKRVRRARTCYDHLAGELGVGLAESLVKRNMIILENGEYAVTEPGKELFSRWGIRLEEARVKRRVFAKACLDWSERRFHISGWLGAAMATRFFELGWIERVDGSRAVRLTEAGKAALREDLGYVETIRI is encoded by the coding sequence ATGAATGCATATCCGGATTTTTCTTATGTCGCAAAGTTAATCGCGGAGCCGGCAAGGGCGGCCATCCTGAATGGCCTCATGGACGGGAGCTCACTGCCGGCCGGCGAGTTGGCCTACAGGGCTAGCGTTTCCGCACCCACGATCAGCTCCCATCTCGCTAAATTAGTAGAGGGGGGCCTCATTACCGTACATCAGCAAGGCCGCCACCGTTACTTTAAAATCGCCGACGCATCGGTTGCGGAAATCCTGGAGAAGCTTGGAACATTAGCGCCTCCCGTACAGGTCCGTTCGCTTCGACAATCCGAAGAATTGAAACGGGTTCGTCGTGCACGTACATGTTACGACCACTTGGCTGGAGAACTGGGAGTAGGCTTGGCCGAATCGTTGGTGAAAAGGAATATGATCATACTCGAAAACGGGGAATACGCGGTTACGGAGCCGGGAAAGGAGCTGTTCTCACGCTGGGGAATCCGTCTCGAGGAAGCGAGGGTGAAGCGAAGGGTCTTCGCGAAGGCTTGCCTGGACTGGAGCGAGAGGAGGTTTCATATCTCGGGCTGGTTGGGAGCGGCGATGGCAACGCGATTCTTCGAACTCGGATGGATCGAAAGGGTCGACGGCAGTCGAGCGGTCCGACTTACGGAAGCAGGCAAGGCTGCCTTGAGGGAGGATCTGGGATATGTTGAAACTATTCGAATATAA
- a CDS encoding GAF domain-containing protein, protein MGGRESKFRGELERLRTELDCDFCALALLDNNEYPLRWKLASGSQNDRFLTMADKPGRGLSGTVMKVGRAMSLQVADLIRTRELHEYPILISEKLRSAYAVPLMHDGKVNGILLVGDRKKRIYRPEDRASASLGGERISMLC, encoded by the coding sequence ATGGGAGGCCGGGAATCGAAGTTCCGGGGAGAGTTGGAGCGTCTGCGGACGGAGCTTGATTGCGATTTCTGCGCGCTCGCGCTCTTGGACAACAACGAATATCCACTGAGATGGAAGCTTGCGTCAGGCAGCCAGAATGATCGGTTTCTGACGATGGCGGATAAACCCGGAAGAGGGTTGTCCGGCACCGTGATGAAGGTGGGACGGGCGATGTCCTTGCAAGTGGCCGATTTGATTCGGACGCGCGAGCTGCACGAATATCCGATTTTGATTTCGGAAAAGCTGCGGTCCGCTTACGCCGTGCCTTTAATGCACGACGGCAAAGTGAATGGAATTCTTCTCGTCGGGGACCGGAAGAAACGCATCTATCGGCCGGAAGACCGAGCTTCCGCTTCCCTCGGGGGAGAGCGGATCTCCATGCTATGTTAA
- a CDS encoding S-layer homology domain-containing protein: MKKLFTTAALLLMSLVFTVPAFAAESDRYIAADIDGHWAQSYIDNFLNADFVKGKYIDADGYTHFDPDGYMTRAEFVVALVQILGLNTDLPGKNFEDVRSGYWYTNQIRIASALGIVNGIDAAHFGVSKKITRAEMATMIVQAFESKQSITFNTGTTQFTDVPQFYATESIEKAYNTGIISGTTATTFSPKNWATRAQVMVVLNRAVMKENTSLPSEAELFDAINRSVKEQVEAINTGPIDNYLTNFTGYELAYHMDAVEEMKDMINNNVQFKAEILSEEQLKVSELSDRLAVVDSTGGKIKVTATYQNSTQEETESLDGRYYLIKVGDIWKIYNEEQ; encoded by the coding sequence ATGAAAAAACTGTTTACCACGGCCGCCCTTCTGCTGATGTCGCTGGTATTTACCGTTCCCGCTTTCGCCGCAGAGTCCGATCGATACATCGCTGCAGATATTGATGGACATTGGGCTCAGTCTTATATCGATAACTTCCTGAACGCCGACTTCGTCAAAGGAAAATACATCGATGCCGACGGTTACACGCATTTTGATCCGGACGGCTATATGACGCGTGCCGAATTCGTCGTGGCCCTGGTTCAAATTCTCGGCTTGAACACGGATTTGCCGGGCAAGAACTTCGAAGACGTGCGTTCCGGCTATTGGTACACCAACCAAATTCGTATCGCCAGCGCGCTCGGAATCGTTAACGGAATCGATGCCGCCCATTTCGGAGTTTCCAAGAAAATCACCCGCGCCGAAATGGCCACGATGATCGTCCAAGCATTCGAATCCAAACAATCGATTACTTTTAACACCGGTACGACCCAATTTACGGATGTCCCCCAATTCTACGCGACGGAGTCTATTGAAAAAGCGTACAACACCGGCATCATCAGCGGTACGACGGCAACGACGTTCTCCCCGAAAAATTGGGCAACGCGTGCCCAGGTGATGGTCGTGCTCAACCGAGCCGTCATGAAAGAAAACACAAGCCTTCCAAGTGAAGCCGAGTTGTTCGATGCCATCAACCGCTCGGTGAAGGAACAAGTCGAAGCCATCAATACGGGGCCGATCGATAACTATCTAACGAATTTCACGGGCTACGAGTTGGCCTATCACATGGATGCCGTGGAAGAAATGAAAGACATGATCAACAACAACGTACAATTCAAAGCCGAAATCCTTTCCGAAGAACAATTGAAAGTGTCGGAGCTTTCGGATCGATTGGCGGTGGTAGATTCTACGGGAGGTAAAATTAAGGTCACCGCAACATATCAGAACTCTACGCAAGAAGAAACCGAAAGCTTGGATGGACGTTACTATCTCATCAAGGTCGGGGACATTTGGAAAATTTACAACGAAGAGCAGTAA
- a CDS encoding undecaprenyl-diphosphatase, with amino-acid sequence MNYTLFQLINGVAGRFDGIDDIMEFCAQDLIWVMLALLALLWLTGKTANQKLVFFSCLSAAVSLLIAGLVISPEVGHARPFVDHAVHQLIPHAPDASFPSDHSTFAFSVAFVLLFARRKTGWLMLALAAVTGFARVYVGVHYPGDILGAMALSLVVSYGVWKTSGRLDALPNFFIRVYRKLTSRLSFLPHP; translated from the coding sequence ATGAACTATACCTTGTTTCAACTCATTAACGGTGTGGCCGGCCGGTTCGACGGAATCGACGACATCATGGAATTTTGCGCGCAGGACCTGATTTGGGTTATGCTGGCCCTATTGGCATTGCTGTGGCTGACGGGAAAAACGGCCAATCAAAAGCTCGTTTTCTTCTCCTGTTTGTCGGCGGCCGTTTCGCTGTTGATCGCGGGGCTCGTGATTTCGCCGGAAGTGGGCCATGCGCGCCCGTTCGTCGATCATGCGGTTCACCAGCTGATCCCGCACGCCCCGGACGCTTCGTTCCCGAGCGACCATTCGACCTTCGCGTTTTCCGTGGCGTTCGTTCTTCTGTTCGCCCGCCGGAAAACGGGATGGCTTATGCTCGCACTGGCCGCTGTGACAGGCTTTGCCCGCGTATACGTCGGCGTGCATTATCCGGGCGACATTCTCGGAGCCATGGCGCTTTCTCTGGTCGTCAGCTACGGCGTATGGAAAACAAGCGGCCGTTTAGACGCGCTTCCGAATTTTTTCATTCGCGTTTACCGAAAATTAACGTCACGGCTGAGCTTTCTTCCCCACCCGTGA
- a CDS encoding alkaline phosphatase family protein yields the protein MNSAKRLSITLFLAALLLPACAAQNGQASAPSLHSPAVPVHTAATNKPKVNKIVVVIEENHSYKQIFNNPNAPYMNQLMKAGANLTNHYAIEHPSQPNYYDLFSGSNQGIKDDKRPKTKFSTANLASELIKKGYSFGGYSESLPKTGFDGSFDSKFKYARKHNPWTNFTNVPSSANMPFSAFPKDFSKLPDVSFVVPNLDHDIHDGTVKQADDWLKQNLSAYVEWARKNNSLFIVTWDEDDFSSKNKIPTFLVGPMIKPGSYALKSNHFSLLRTIENLYGLPPLGASKSAEPLQVFR from the coding sequence ATGAATTCCGCCAAACGATTATCGATTACCCTTTTCTTAGCCGCACTGTTGCTGCCCGCTTGCGCCGCGCAGAATGGACAAGCCTCCGCGCCCTCGCTTCATTCCCCGGCTGTACCGGTTCACACGGCCGCGACCAACAAACCGAAAGTGAATAAAATCGTGGTCGTGATCGAGGAAAACCATTCGTATAAACAGATTTTCAATAACCCGAACGCGCCTTACATGAATCAATTGATGAAAGCGGGAGCCAATCTCACGAATCACTACGCCATCGAACATCCGAGCCAGCCCAATTACTACGATTTGTTTTCTGGCTCCAATCAAGGGATCAAGGACGATAAGCGGCCGAAAACGAAATTCAGCACGGCCAACCTGGCTTCCGAGCTGATCAAGAAAGGCTATTCGTTCGGGGGCTATTCGGAAAGCTTGCCCAAAACGGGCTTCGACGGGTCGTTCGATTCCAAATTCAAATACGCTCGGAAGCACAACCCATGGACGAACTTCACGAACGTTCCGTCTTCCGCGAACATGCCGTTTTCGGCCTTCCCTAAAGATTTTTCGAAATTGCCCGACGTTTCATTCGTCGTGCCGAACCTGGACCACGACATTCACGACGGCACGGTGAAGCAGGCGGACGATTGGCTGAAGCAAAACTTGTCCGCATACGTAGAGTGGGCACGGAAAAATAACAGCCTTTTTATAGTCACATGGGACGAAGACGACTTCAGCTCCAAAAACAAAATTCCGACCTTCCTCGTCGGTCCGATGATCAAACCGGGCTCTTACGCCCTGAAGTCGAACCATTTTTCCCTGCTGCGGACGATCGAAAACCTTTACGGTTTGCCGCCGCTCGGAGCCAGCAAGAGTGCGGAGCCTCTGCAAGTGTTCCGTTAA